The Arthrobacter sp. OAP107 DNA segment TCCCTTCCACTTCTGGCTTCCCGGCGCCATGGCGGCGCCAACTCCCGTGAGCGCCTACCTGCACGCCGCAGCGATGGTGAAGGCCGGGGTGTACATCGTGGCGCGCCTCGCCCCGGGCTTCACGGACACCGCCTATTGGCTGCCGGTGGTCCTCGGGCTCGGGCTCGCCACGATGCTGGTGGGTGGCTACCGGGCATTGCGCCAGACGGACATCAAGCTCATCCTGGCGTACGGCACCGTGAGCCAGTTGGGGTTCATCACCATGGTGGTGGGGCTCGGCAAGCCGGACGCCGCGCTCGCCGGCCTCGCCATGCTGCTCGCGCACGGGCTCTTCAAGGCAACGCTCTTCCTGGTGGTGGGCATCATCGACCACCAGTCCGGCACACGCGACATCCGCAACCTTTCTGGCGTTTTCCGCTCCTCCCGGGCCCTCGGCATCGTGGCCGGCGTCGGCGCCGCCTCTATGGCCGGCATCCCGCTGCTGGGCGGCTTCGTGGCGAAAGAGTCCGTGCTCGAGGCGTTCGTGCACTTCGCCGGCGAGCCCGGCTACGGGCCCTGGGGCGCAGTGGTCCTGGCGGGCACGGTGCTCGGCTCCATACTGACCTTCGCCTACAGCGCGCGCTTCATGTGGGGTGCCTTCGCCGTGAAACCGGGCGTTGAGCCCACCCCGTTCAAGGCCATCCGGCCCTCCTTCCTGGCGGCCCCGGCAGTCCTGAGCGGCCTGACCATCGCCTACGGCCTGTGGCCGGTACCGGTGGACGCCTGGATTCAGCCGTATGCCGCCCTGTTTACCGGGGGAACGTTCACCGAGGGAACGCACGACGCCGGCACTGCGGCAGGTGCCGCAGGGCACCTTGCGCTGTGGCACGGGCTGACCCCCGCCCTGGGCCTGACCGCCATCACCTTCGCGGCCGGCGCGGCGATGTTCTACGGACGGGCGGTGGTGGACCGGATCCAGAGTGCCGTTCCGCCCTGGTTCGACGCCGACCGCGGATACCAGCTGACCATCGGGGCGCTGGACGACATTGCCGTGTGGATTACCGGACGCACGCAGCGCGGCTCGCTGTATTTCTACCTTGCTGTGATCCTCAGCGTCGCCTTTGTGCTGCCCCTGTCCGCCCTGATCGCTGCGAACAAGCCGCTTCCCGAAGGGCTGTATTTCGTCGACCCCAACTCGCCGCTGCAACTGGTGGCCGGAGCGGGGATCGTCATCGGGGCACTCGCCGCTGTCCGCGCCAACAAGCGCTTCCTTGCCGTGCTCATGGTGTCCGTCACCGGCTACGGCATCGCCCTGATGTTCGCGCTGCAGGGCGCCCCGGACCTGGCCCTGACGCAGATGCTCGTCGAAACCATCATCCTGGTGGCGTTCGTGCTGGCCATGCGCAGCCTCCCCGCGGAACTGCGGGACCGCACCCGCGGCAAGTACCGGGTGGTCCGCGTAATCATCGGCCTGTCCTTCGGCGCCACCATGGTCTTCGCAGCCATCCACGCCATGGGCGTCCGCATCGCCACGCCCGTCTCCCTCGAGTTCCCCAAGCTGGCGTACGAGGGCGGCGGCGGGCTCAACATCGTCAACGTCACCCTGGTGGACATCCGCGCGTGGGACACCTTCGGTGAGATCTCCGTGCTGGCGCTGGCCGCCACCGGCGTGGCGAGCCTCATCTTCGTCCGGGGCCGCGGGGACCGGCTCCGCACGTCATCCGCCGTGGCCGAGGGGACCGTGGGCCGCCGCCACGGCGTGGACAAATCGTCGCGGGACGGCGCCGCGCTGGCGCTGACCCGGAAGTTCGCCGCGGCCACGCGGGACCCGTGGCTTGTTGCCGGACGCACGCTGGCACCGGAGCGCCGCTCCATCATCTTCGAGGTGGTCACGCGGCTGGTCTTCCACTCGATGATCATCTTCTCGCTCTACCTGCTGCTGGCAGGACACAACCTCCCCGGCGGCGGCTTCGCCGGCGGACTCATGGCCGGTATGGCCCTGACCCTGCGCTACCTTGCGGGCGGCCGCTTCGAACTGCGGGAAGCCACCCCCATCAGCGCCGGCACCCTGCTCGGGGTCGGACTTGCCACGGCCGCGCTGTCCGGGGCCGCGCCGGTCCTGCTGGGCGGGCAGGTGTTCCAGAGCGCCATCATCGAGTTCTGGCTGCCGGTGTTCGGCGACATCAAGTTTGTCACCTCCACCATCTTCGACACCGGCGTGTACATCGTCGTGGTCGGCCTGGTGCTGGATGTGCTCCGCAGCCTCGGCGCCGAGATCGACGAGCACTTTGAAGAACGCCCCCTGCAGCAGGCCGCGCAGGAAGGCGACGAGGGCAGCGAAGAAGTGTCCGGCGGCGTCCCGGCAGGATCCACCCGAGGCGGAACCGCATGACAGTCAACCTGACCCTGCTGACCGTCATGGGCGCCCTTTATGCCTGCGGCATCTACCTCATCCTCGAACGCAGCCTCACGCGTGTGCTGTTGGGGCTGATGCTGCTGGCCAACGCCACCAACCTGCTGATCCTCGCCACCGGCGGCTACGCCGGGCTGGCACCCTTCTTCAGCAAGGACACAGACCCGGCCTCCTACAACGACCCCCTGCCGCAGGCACTGATCCTGACGTCCATCGTCATTTCCTTCGCGGTGACGGCCTTCATGCTGGGCATCATCTACCGGACCTGGGTGCTTGCCCGCCAGGACGACATCCAGGACGACATCGAGGACCGCCGCGTGGCCGAGACGCCCAGCTTCGACGCGGAAGACGACGCCGTCATCCCCGTGGAAACCTCCGAGTTCCCGCTGCCCATGCGCGGACCGGACGGCTCCGCGGCGGCGGAGCCGACGGCGACCGTGGAGGCAGGCGGCCGGACCCTCCTGGCGGAACACGCGGCGCAGGAGGAGAAACCGGGATCCGGGAACATCGCCACAGACACAAACACGGGCACGGAAAACGGCACTGACACGGACGGGGGCGCGAAGTGAACCTCGCAAGCCTTGCCCCGCTCGCCGTCGTACTTCCCATCCTGGGAGCGGCGCTGACGTTCGTGCTGATCCGGCACTCCCGCGCACAGCGGGCCGTCAGCATCGGCCTGCTCTCACTCACCCTGCTGCTGGAGTGCTTGCTCCTGGCGTCCGTCTGGAACGGCGGCACGTCCGCGGTGAACATCGGAGGCTGGGTTCCGCCCTTTGGGATCGTCCTGGTGGTGGACCAGTTCTCCTCCCTCATGCTCGTGGTGTCCTCCGCGGTGAGCCTGGCCGTCCTCGTGTACGCCACCGGGCAGGGCATGGCCGACGGCGACCAGGACGCCCCGGTTTCGATCTTCCACCCCACGTACCTGATCCTCGTGGCCGGGGTCTCCAACGCGTTTCTCTCCGGGGACCTGTTCAACCTGTACGTCGGCTTCGAGATCCTGCTGACGGCAAGCTATGTGCTGATGACCCTCGGCGGCACAGGCCCCCGCATCCGGGCGGGCGTCACCTATGTCGTGGTCTCGGTGGTGTCGTCAGTGCTGTTCCTGATTGCCATCGCCATGGTCTACGGCGCGACCGGCACCATCAACATGGCGGACCTTGCCATCAAGCTGTCCGAACTGGACCAGGGAACCAAGACGCTCCTGCACGTCATGCTCCTGGTGGCCTTCGGCATCAAGGCCGCCGTGTTCCCGCTGTCCTTTTGGCTTCCGGACTCGTACCCCACCGCGCCGGCCCCGGTCACAGCCGTGTTCGCCGGCCTGCTGACCAAGGTGGGTGTCTACGCCATGGTCCGCACCGAAACCCTGTTGTTTCCCGGCGACAGCCTTAACACGCCCCTGATGGTGGTGGCGCTGCTGACCATGGTGGTCGGCATTCTGGGTGCGCTCGCCCAGAGCGACATTAAGCGTCTGCTGTCGTTCACCCTGGTCAGCCATATCGGCTACATGGTGTTCGGCCTGGCGATGTCCTCCGTGGCCGGGCTGGCCGCTGCAGTGTTCTATGTGGCGCACCACATCACCATCCAGACGAGCCTGTTCCTGGTCACCGGCCTGATCGAGCGCCGCGGCGGCAGTTCCGCTGTGGACCGCCTGGCCGGGCTGGCCAAGCTGTCCCCGCTGCTGGCGCTGCTGTTCTTCGTTCCCGCCATGAACCTTGCGGGCATCCCGCCCTTCTCCGGATTCCTGGGCAAGCTCGGCCTGATGCAGGCCGGCATCGGGCTGGGCACCCCGCTGGCCTACGCCCTGGTGATCGGGGGCGTGCTGACGAGCCTTCTGACCCTCCTGGCCGTTGCCCGCGTATGGAACCGTGCGTTCTGGCGCAAGGCCGAGGATGCGGAGCACCCCGACCCCGTGCTCCTGGCTCCCGCCCCGGACGCGGAACGTGACACGGCAGCGGAAGGCGGCACGGCGGTACGGCTCCTGCCGCGGACCATGGTGGGCTCCACCCTGGGCCTGGTGGTGCTGGGCGTAGCACTCACGGTCTTCGCCGGGCCGCTGTTCCAGGTGGCGGACCAGTCCGCCGCGGCCATGCTGGACAGGTCCGCCTACATCCAGGCGGTGCTCGGTGACGGCGCGCCCGTTCCCGCTTTGGCGCTGAGCGGGGGCGGAAAGTGAGCCGGAAAAAGGTGTCCCTGCGGCAGGAACTGCCGCTGCTGGTGTGGCTGGTCATCGTCTGGGGAGCGCTCTGGCAGGACTTCAGCCCCGGCAATTTGCTCTTCGGAGCCCTATTGGCGATTGCGGTGGCCCGCCTGTTCTACCTGCCGCCGGTGGAGCTAAGCGGCCGCTTCAACGTGCTGCGGGCCATTCCCTTCGCGGTGGTGTTCCTCGGCAAGGTGGTGTCCGCCAGCTGCCAGGTGTTCTACCTCGCGGTGGCCCGGGGGCCCAAGGTGACCAACGCCGTCGTCGCCGTTCCGTTGCGCAGCCATTCAGACCTGATGGTGACGGCAACCGGCCACGTGATTTCCCTGATCCCGGGGTCGCTGGTGGTGGAGGTGGACAGGTCCACTTCCACGCTCTACATCCATGGACTGAACG contains these protein-coding regions:
- a CDS encoding Na+/H+ antiporter subunit A, giving the protein MITVLAVHFAVAAVAPFIFRKFGRNSFYALAAVPAGSFIWLLFQHAAVYGTGAANTGAAAETVPWIPSLGIEFAFRMDALAWVMSLLVLGVGALVLVYCARYFKDKDSYLGGFGAQLLAFAGAMFGLVTADDLLMMFIFWELTTVLSYLLIGYARTRLAARRSALQALMVTTAGGLAMLVGLIMLGATAGTYRISSILEQAPQLVSGPAAGAVGAAVVLILAGAVTKSALVPFHFWLPGAMAAPTPVSAYLHAAAMVKAGVYIVARLAPGFTDTAYWLPVVLGLGLATMLVGGYRALRQTDIKLILAYGTVSQLGFITMVVGLGKPDAALAGLAMLLAHGLFKATLFLVVGIIDHQSGTRDIRNLSGVFRSSRALGIVAGVGAASMAGIPLLGGFVAKESVLEAFVHFAGEPGYGPWGAVVLAGTVLGSILTFAYSARFMWGAFAVKPGVEPTPFKAIRPSFLAAPAVLSGLTIAYGLWPVPVDAWIQPYAALFTGGTFTEGTHDAGTAAGAAGHLALWHGLTPALGLTAITFAAGAAMFYGRAVVDRIQSAVPPWFDADRGYQLTIGALDDIAVWITGRTQRGSLYFYLAVILSVAFVLPLSALIAANKPLPEGLYFVDPNSPLQLVAGAGIVIGALAAVRANKRFLAVLMVSVTGYGIALMFALQGAPDLALTQMLVETIILVAFVLAMRSLPAELRDRTRGKYRVVRVIIGLSFGATMVFAAIHAMGVRIATPVSLEFPKLAYEGGGGLNIVNVTLVDIRAWDTFGEISVLALAATGVASLIFVRGRGDRLRTSSAVAEGTVGRRHGVDKSSRDGAALALTRKFAAATRDPWLVAGRTLAPERRSIIFEVVTRLVFHSMIIFSLYLLLAGHNLPGGGFAGGLMAGMALTLRYLAGGRFELREATPISAGTLLGVGLATAALSGAAPVLLGGQVFQSAIIEFWLPVFGDIKFVTSTIFDTGVYIVVVGLVLDVLRSLGAEIDEHFEERPLQQAAQEGDEGSEEVSGGVPAGSTRGGTA
- a CDS encoding Na(+)/H(+) antiporter subunit C, which gives rise to MTVNLTLLTVMGALYACGIYLILERSLTRVLLGLMLLANATNLLILATGGYAGLAPFFSKDTDPASYNDPLPQALILTSIVISFAVTAFMLGIIYRTWVLARQDDIQDDIEDRRVAETPSFDAEDDAVIPVETSEFPLPMRGPDGSAAAEPTATVEAGGRTLLAEHAAQEEKPGSGNIATDTNTGTENGTDTDGGAK
- a CDS encoding Na+/H+ antiporter subunit D — translated: MNLASLAPLAVVLPILGAALTFVLIRHSRAQRAVSIGLLSLTLLLECLLLASVWNGGTSAVNIGGWVPPFGIVLVVDQFSSLMLVVSSAVSLAVLVYATGQGMADGDQDAPVSIFHPTYLILVAGVSNAFLSGDLFNLYVGFEILLTASYVLMTLGGTGPRIRAGVTYVVVSVVSSVLFLIAIAMVYGATGTINMADLAIKLSELDQGTKTLLHVMLLVAFGIKAAVFPLSFWLPDSYPTAPAPVTAVFAGLLTKVGVYAMVRTETLLFPGDSLNTPLMVVALLTMVVGILGALAQSDIKRLLSFTLVSHIGYMVFGLAMSSVAGLAAAVFYVAHHITIQTSLFLVTGLIERRGGSSAVDRLAGLAKLSPLLALLFFVPAMNLAGIPPFSGFLGKLGLMQAGIGLGTPLAYALVIGGVLTSLLTLLAVARVWNRAFWRKAEDAEHPDPVLLAPAPDAERDTAAEGGTAVRLLPRTMVGSTLGLVVLGVALTVFAGPLFQVADQSAAAMLDRSAYIQAVLGDGAPVPALALSGGGK
- a CDS encoding Na+/H+ antiporter subunit E, with translation MSRKKVSLRQELPLLVWLVIVWGALWQDFSPGNLLFGALLAIAVARLFYLPPVELSGRFNVLRAIPFAVVFLGKVVSASCQVFYLAVARGPKVTNAVVAVPLRSHSDLMVTATGHVISLIPGSLVVEVDRSTSTLYIHGLNVRNGEDVLRLRKEVRATEAGLIRIMGTKEELAALNQEVGA